The following proteins are encoded in a genomic region of Comamonas resistens:
- a CDS encoding LysR family transcriptional regulator, giving the protein MSMANNTEEPAASRLANLKRLAYFAAVVETGSFTAAAERLGITKAVVSQQVARLEREFRTTLLTRSTRKVVATDAGRIFYQRCASILKEASDAFDELGEVAAEPSGTLRMTAPLDYGITAVVPAITEFTRRYPQCRVDAVFSDQPLDLMSGQVELAIRVGWLSDLNVQARQIGGFRQLLVAAPSMRGQLAQIRQPQHIGALPFVANTALRTPCSWSFSHGGLEPQSVTVHPVISLDATLGVREAVRQGAGLSVLPDFAVADDLKNGTLIQVLPKWGLPSGGIHAVFPAARFRPAKVRAFVDLMQEQISSRT; this is encoded by the coding sequence ATGTCAATGGCAAACAATACAGAAGAGCCTGCAGCGTCCAGGCTTGCCAACCTCAAGCGCCTGGCCTACTTTGCGGCCGTGGTGGAGACTGGTAGTTTCACGGCGGCAGCTGAGCGGCTGGGCATCACCAAGGCCGTGGTCAGCCAGCAGGTCGCGAGACTGGAGCGCGAGTTCCGCACCACGCTGCTGACTCGCAGCACGCGCAAGGTCGTGGCCACCGATGCGGGCCGGATCTTCTACCAGCGCTGCGCATCCATACTCAAGGAAGCCAGCGATGCCTTCGACGAGCTTGGTGAAGTCGCGGCCGAGCCCTCAGGAACGCTGCGCATGACAGCCCCGCTGGACTATGGCATCACGGCCGTGGTGCCTGCCATCACCGAGTTCACGCGGCGCTATCCGCAATGCAGGGTGGATGCCGTGTTCAGCGACCAGCCGCTGGATCTGATGTCGGGGCAGGTGGAGCTGGCAATCCGAGTCGGCTGGCTCTCGGACTTGAACGTGCAGGCGCGCCAGATCGGCGGCTTCAGGCAGTTGCTGGTCGCTGCTCCCTCCATGCGCGGTCAGCTTGCGCAGATCAGGCAGCCCCAGCATATCGGCGCGCTGCCATTTGTCGCCAACACGGCCTTGCGCACGCCTTGCAGTTGGAGCTTCTCGCATGGCGGGTTGGAGCCGCAGAGCGTGACCGTGCATCCCGTGATCTCTCTCGATGCAACGCTGGGCGTACGCGAAGCCGTGCGCCAGGGGGCGGGCCTGTCGGTATTGCCCGACTTTGCCGTGGCCGATGATCTGAAGAACGGCACGTTGATACAGGTGCTGCCGAAGTGGGGGCTGCCATCGGGCGGCATCCATGCCGTGTTCCCGGCCGCACGCTTTCGCCCTGCCAAGGTCAGAGCCTTTGTGGACCTGATGCAGGAGCAGATAAGCTCCAGGACCTGA